The proteins below come from a single Aegilops tauschii subsp. strangulata cultivar AL8/78 chromosome 6, Aet v6.0, whole genome shotgun sequence genomic window:
- the LOC109747236 gene encoding uncharacterized protein — translation MAEAGKPRVVVVGGGIGGALLAKTMEPDADVVLLDPKDYLEVTWAELRSTVEPSFAERSLIYHRDYLTTATIVTSSAVNITEHAVLTADGQSLAYDYLVVATGHVFASAGSRTERLTEFQRDNEKIKSSESVLIIGGGPTGVELAAEIAVDYPEKKVTLVHRGSRLLDFIDQKASKKCLDWLTSKKVDVLFQQSVDLKSLSDTEKFYKTSAGETITADCHFVCIGKPLSSSWLHDTILKESLDTKGRVMVEKDLRVKGYNNIFAIGDITDIPEIKQGYLAQKHALLVAKNLKLLIKGSPPSKLATYSTGFPLAIVSLGRKDGLAQLPYLTLTGCIPGMLKSKDLFVGKTRKQMGLSA, via the exons atggcggaggcggGAAAGCCGAGGGTGGTGGTGGTAGGCGGCGGCATCGGCGGCGCCCTGCTCGCCAAGACCatggagcccgacgccgacgTCGTCCTCCTCGACCC GAAGGACTACCTGGAGGTCACCTGGGCTGAATTGAGATCAACGGTTGAACCATCTTTTGCTGAGAGATCATTAATATATCACAGAGATTACCTCACCACTGCTACTATTGTAACATCTTCTGCAGTTAATATCACTGAGCATGCTGTTCTGACTGCTGATGGTCAATCACTTGCATATGATTATCTCGTTGTAGCTACTGGCCATGTTTTTGCTTCTGCTGGAAGCAGAACAGAGAGGCTTACGGAATTCCAGAGAG ATAACGAGAAGATAAAATCTTCTGAGTCCGTGTTGATAATTGGAGGTGGTCCAACTGGTGTTGAACTTGCTGCAGAGATCGCAGTAGACTATCCAGAGAAGAAGGTGACACTTGTTCACAGAGGATCACGATTACTTGATTTCATTGATCAAAAGGCTTCGAAGAAGTGCCTTGATTGGCTGACTTCCAAGAAAGTGGATGTGCTTTTCCAGCAATCAGTTGACCTAAAATCATTATCAGACACAGAGAAGTTCTACAAAACATCAGCTGGAGAAACAATAACAGCTGATTGCCACTTTGTGTGTATTGGTAAGCCACTGAGTTCATCGTGGCTACATGATACCATCCTGAAGGAATCTTTGGACACCAAAGGAAGAGTAATGGTGGAAAAGGACCTAAGAGTGAAGGGTTACAATAACATTTTTGCAATTGGTGACATCACCGATATTCCT GAAATCAAACAAGGGTACCTCGCCCAGAAGCACGCGCTGCTGGTAGCCAAGAACCTGAAGCTACTGATCAAGGGGTCGCCTCCGAGCAAGCTCGCCACCTACAGCACCGGCTTCCCGCTGGCGATCGTCTCCCTCGGAAGGAAGGACGGACTGGCACAGCTACCCTACCTGACGCTCACCGGGTGCATACCGGGGATGCTCAAATCCAAGGACCTGTTCGTCGGCAAGACGAGGAAGCAGATGGGCCTGAGTGCTTGA